A portion of the Clupea harengus chromosome 18, Ch_v2.0.2, whole genome shotgun sequence genome contains these proteins:
- the trip6 gene encoding thyroid receptor-interacting protein 6 gives MSGPTWLPPRTLGSPERAAPPMSHGGPSFYRAQKKVLADPRPKYGAYEQNGGSGGGGGGPTRYIATGPTGGIMQHSEDPGSAAFHPMSPNSGDHYYPPSHGPKDERPPWNPHMAAYDHQVRGPEKHHSNIDAEIDSLTCMLADLDSHPHSTSTQLYDNVPYNKHLSGDRYKPSGPSGAHPPGRPSMGYPPHPQSQYHPSPPYAGDHQTSPYNSQLDYSYPSHSSSSSSSSATHHKPYPQPVPASYTTASTPTGPRFSVQVKTAQPVTTYSQTGRQAEQAYTPPRQHTSRPPAQERPPYQDHLVHNQAQSPQQQGWYSMPPASAQEMHGEGGYAKGGPGGPLGVRASQGPQPPNRGPDASGTVQSAAYHPSKGAVPRPEEELERLTKKLVHDMNHPPTEEYFGRCARCGDNVLGDGSGCIAMEQVFHVECFTCITCHARLRGQPFYALDKKSYCESCYISTLERCSKCSNPILDRILRAMGKAYHPRCFTCVVCNCCLDGVPFTVDASSQIHCIDDFHRKFAPRCSVCVQPIMPEPGQEETVRIVALDRSFHVNCYKCEECGLLLSSEGEGRGCYPLDGHILCKSCSARRIQDLSAKISTDC, from the exons ATGTCCGGCCCCACCTGGCTGCCTCCAAGAACCCTAGGTAGCCCAGAGAGAGCCGCGCCCCCCATGTCACACGGCGGACCGTCCTTTTACAGGGCCCAGAAGAAGGTCTTGGCCGACCCGAGGCCCAAGTACGGCGCCTACGAGCAGAATGGGGGCtcagggggaggtggaggggggccCACCAGGTACATCGCCACTGGACCAACAG GTGGCATCATGCAGCACTCTGAAGACCCAGGCTCTGCTGCCTTTCACCCAATGTCTCCTAATTCCGGGGACCACTACTATCCCCCTTCCCATGGGCCCAAAGACGAGCGACCCCCCTGGAACCCTCACATGGCAGCCTATGACCATCAG GTTCGAGGGCCAGAGAAGCACCACTCCAACATAGACGCTGAAATAGACTCTCTGACCTGCATGCTAGCCGATTTGGACAGCCACCCAcacagcacaagcacacag CTTTATGATAATGTGCCTTACAACAAGCACCTCTCAGGGGATCGCTACAAGCCCTCAGGCCCATCAGGGGCTCACCCACCGGGCCGTCCGTCCATGGGctacccccctcacccccagaGCCAGTACCACCCATCGCCCCCGTACGCCGGTGATCACCAGACCTCTCCATACAACTCCCAGCTGGACTACTCCTATCCATCccactcatcctcctcctcctcctcttcagccaCTCACCACAAGCCCTACCCCCAGCCAGTGCCTGCGTCCTACACCACCGCCTCCACACCGACTGGCCCCCGCTTCAGCGTCCAGGTCAAAACCGCCCAGCCGGTCACCACCTACTCCCAGACGGGCAGACAGGCGGAGCAGGCCTACACCCCGCCGCGCCAGCACACCTCCCGGCCCCCTGCCCAAGAGCGGCCGCCTTACCAGGACCACCTGGTGCACAACCAGGCCCAGTCACCACAGCAGCAGGGCTGGTACTCTATGCCGCCTGCCTCTGCCCAGGAAATGCACGGAGAGGGTGGGTACGCCAAGGGAGGGCCAGGAGGGCCGCTGGGAGTCCGAGCCAGCCAGGGCCCCCAGCCGCCCAACAGGGGTCCGGACGCCTCAGGGACCGTGCAGAGTGCAGCCTATCATCCTAGTAAG GGGGCTGTGCCAAGGCCTGAAGAAGAGCTGGAGCGGCTCACCAAGAAGCTGGTTCATGATATGAACCACCCCCCTACCGAGGAGTACTTTG GCCGTTGTGCACGGTGTGGCGACAACGTCCTTGGAGACGGGAGTGGGTGCATCGCCATGGAGCAGGTGTTCCACGTGGAGTGTTTCACCTGCATCACCTGCCACGCCCGCCTGCGAGGCCAGCCCTTCTACGCACTGGACAAGAAGAGCTACTGCGAGAGCTGTTACATA agCACCCTCGAGCGCTGCTCCAAGTGTTCCAACCCCATCCTGGACCGGATCCTGCGGGCCATGGGCAAGGCCTACCACCCGCGCTGCTTCACCTGCGTGGTGTGCAACTGCTGCCTGGACGGAGTGCCCTTCACCGTGGACGCCTCCTCCCAGATCCACTGCATCGACGACTTCCACAG GAAGTTCGCCCCGcgttgctcagtgtgtgtgcagccaatCATGCCCGAGCCGGGACAGGAGGAGACGGTCAGGATAGTTGCCCTGGACCGGAGTTTTCATGTCAACTGTTACAAGTGTGAG GAATGTGGTCTGCTCCTGTCGTCGGAGGGGGAGGGGCGAGGCTGCTACCCCCTGGACGGGCACATCCTCTGTAAGAGCTGCAGCGCCCGCCGCATCCAGGACCTCTCCGCCAAAATCTCCACTGACTGCTGA